ACAGTAACTTTAAATTCAGAAGAAGTTAATTTGGGGGAAATCAACAACATCCACTTATGAAAGCTAGGTAAATTTAGTAAATAATCTTTTAAATTACTATTTCTTGGATCAATAATAAACAGATATTTCTCACGAGTAACTTTTATTATGTATACTTCAAGATTAGAAAGGAATCTATCTACTGTAAAATTGGAAAGGTTTGATAATTTTTGTGGTAGTTCAAATTTTATGAAATCACTATTGGGATATTAACTCATTTGTACTCCAATATTGAATCATTTTTTCTATTTTATCTACATAGTCCTCATATTTTAGCGGTTTGAGCATGTAGCCAGCAATACCAATTCTGTAAAATGCTAAAAGATCTTTATGGTTATTAGAAGTAGTCAGGACGATAGCCGGTATATACTTTAACACATCATCAGCTTTGAGAATACTTAAAAACTCTATCCCGTTAATTTTAGGCATATTTAGATCCAGAACAATTATATCTGGAATGATTACTTTATTTTCAAGTATTGAAAGTGCTTCTTCGCCATTATTGGCTTCTATTATTTTATGTACTTGCTCTAGGTTTTTTAAAACTTTATTAAATTTCATAACCTCAATAGCATCGTCTTCTATTAATAATATATTTAATGACTTTGACATATAGTTTAGTGTATATAAAAATGAATTGCTCAAATTTAGTTATAGCTTGATTATAAAAATGCTAATCTTCGATAAGCGGTATAAAACTGTAGATGGATGGTAACTATTGATCGTTAAACCGAAATGTTAAAATCACCAAATCAACTCTTTAGACCTTTTGAAATCAATTATCTATAATAGATAGGAACATAGACCTTCATAAACCGACTTAATAACTGTGAATACATGCAAGGCAAAATAAAGAACTGATTATGCTGTTTAACGATTCTTAAAGTCCATTCATCTACAGTAATTGACTAGTTATCTAAAATTGAAAATAACATACTAAAAAGAGATAGATATTTGTACGGTAATAATTGCATTGGCCTCCGACTTTACAATTATATTCCAAAAACAATTTTAGTTAATTTGAAAAGCTCCTCACCACAGGGAGCTTTTTTTATTTAGTTATATGAGGTCGAATTTTCATAGTTAGTGCTTGTTACAATTCTACATTTGAATTCGCAGGCACTTTTTTTACATCAATTCCTCAAGATCTTATAAAAAAATCTAAAAGTGAATTGAATACGTATATCAAACTTTATAGCGATACGAATACTGTTCGATAACCGGTACATCTAAAGTAAATTACCATTGGTCGACACACCAAGTTCAATAGCCTAAAAAACAAAATAATAAATGTTTATAAAAATACATTTGTATCAGATTTAACGCTAAAACACAGTATTATGAAAATCTTAATTGTTGATGATCAGGAGTTAGTATTTCAGTCATTAGAAAAGTTTTTAATAGATCATGGTTATGACTTTACAAATGTATATACCGTAACTGATGTGGTAAAAATTTTAAATACTTCTAAACCAAACCCCATAACTACAGACACAAATATACCTGCAGAGGCTACAAAAAATCAGTCTAAAAAAGAAGACAAAACTTTTAAAAAGAGAAAATAATACAGCCGCTTAAAAATACACCCCCCCAAATTTATCAATCTTAATACCTAAAAAAAATGAACAATTCAGATTTAAAAATATTAATAGCAGAAGACGATACACTAATAGCTAAAATTTTTGAGTACATCCTAAAAAAAGAAGGATATCAAGTAACATGCTGTAAAGATGGTCTGAGTGCCATAGAAAAAATTCCAGTATTCATGCCTGACTTGATCATTACAGATATTATGCTTCCTTTTCGCTCAGGATTAGAAATCATTGGCTTTTCAAAAGAGTATTTTGAAAACATTCCAATAATAGTAGTTTCTGCTTTAGGTGAAGAAGAAATCACAGTTCTAAAAGCTTTTAGCTTGGGAGCAGATGATTTTGTATCTAAACCTTTCAACCCAAATGAATTACTAGTTAGAATAAAACGTTCATTTGCTGCTGCTAAATTCCATTTGAGACCAGAATACGCTGAAACAGAAAACATTAGCGCTTGAATGCATAAAGTCTAATTGTACTAATCTATTTTTTAGCCTTTAAAACACTGATTAGATTTACAGTATAACTATTTTTTATTTCTATTGAGAAAGTAAAAACGGGTAATTTCCCCCAGGTTACTGCCTAATAATTTTACATCATAAAGATATTTGTTATTCTCTAAATAAAAATAAATCTACAGCTACCCTATTCCCAATAAATCCATTTATCATATACTTCATACCAAAAAAATACTGATTCTTTTTTGCTACTCAAAAATAATATCGTAATATTGCAATATAAAAATATTCAAAAATGGGAGCGACAAAGACAGAACACTTTACAGATGCGCAAAATCAAATAGCAACAATTGCTAAAGCTTTAGGACATCCTGCAAGAATTGCAATCATTGAATATTTATTAAAAGTAAACGAATGTATTTGTGGAGACATTGTAAATGAACTTCCGCTTGCACAACCTACGGTTTCACAACATTTGAAAGAACTAAAAAACGCCGGTATTATTAAGGGAAACATCACAGGTAATGCTATCTGCTATTGTATAGACGAAAAAACAATAGACATTTTAAATACTTATTTCACAACAATCACTCAAACTATAACAAAGTCAAAATGCTGCTAGGTTTGAATTACGAATTAACAATTATGAATTACGCTACTCCTAAATATTTCACTAAATAAAAGGTATCGATAAATTATTTAAAACATTTTTTTATCCTACATAATCGCAATATTGCATTTAACAAATAAACTTAATTGCCATGAAATTATCTGAAGTAAAAGAAATTTTACCAACACTAGAAAATGTTGCATTTCAATTAGAAAATAGAACTTTTGTTCCCGAGCATTTCCACGTAACCGAAGTGGGAATGATAACAAAAAACTTTATAGATTGCGGTGGTGTCATTCGAAATGAAAAGGTGGTAAACTTTCAACTTTGGGATGCCAACGATTTTGATCATCGCCTAAAGCCAAATAAATTATTGCATATCATTCAACTTTCAGAAAATAAATTAGGAATCGAAGATTCTGAAATTGAAGTGGAATATCAAAGTGATACTATTGGGAAATATGATTTAAGTTTTGATGGAAAATCCTTTATTCTAAAAAACAAAAGAACAGCTTGCTTAGCACAAGAAGCTTGCGGAGTACCAAATGAAAAACAAAAAATTAAACTTTCAGAAATAAGTACCGAAGCGTGTTGCTCTCCAGAGGGGAAATGTTGCTAATACCCAAAACTTAGAAAAACCTAAAATGATCACAACGAAATCAATTTTATTTCCAGAGATACAAAAGACAATTGAGGATTTTAAAATCACAGCAATTACAGCAGAACGAAAAGCAATTCTACAACCGCTTGTCGAATTCATTCAGACGAAAGTAAATGAGCAAAAAGAAATCAGGCTTAATCTAATTTGCACCCACAATTCCAGAAGAAGTCATTTATCGCAAGTTTGGGCACAAACGGCATCGGCTTATTTCGGTATAAAAAATGTTTTTTGTTATTCGGGCGGAACTGAAGCAACTGCTCTATTTCCAGTTGTTGCAAAAACTTTGGAAAATCAAGGCTTCAAAATCAAAACAATTTCAGAAACTAATAATCCTATTTATGCTATCAAATATGCTGAAAACGAACATCCAATTATTGGTTTTTCTAAAAAGTATGATGATCCTTTTAATCCCAAAAGTGAATTTGCTGCAATCATGACTTGTTCACAAGCCGATGGTGGCTGTCCGTTTATAGAAGGAGCCCAAATGAGAATTCCAATAACTTTTGAGGACCCAAAAGCTTTTGATAACACACCTCAACAAGCCGAAAAATACAAGGAACGCAGTTTACAAATTGCAACAGAAATATTTTATGTCTTTTCACAAATCAAACAATAAGTATGTCTGCAAATAATTGTACTCCTACATTAGAAAGAAAAAAATTAGGATTCCTTGACCGATTTCTAACACTTTGGATATTCCTTGCGATGGCAATAGGTGTTGCTATTGGTTACTTCATTCCGTCAAGCGGTGGTTTTATCAATTCATTTTCAAGCGGAACAACCAACATTCCTTTGGCCATTGGATTAATTCTAATGATGTATCCTCCATTAGCAAAAGTAAAATATGAGCAAATGGGAGAAGTCTTTAGAAACACTAAAATTCTTGGTGCTTCTCTATTTCTAAATTGGATAATTGGTCCTTTATTAATGTTTGCATTAGCCTTATTATTTCTAAATGGGTATCCCGAATACATGATTGGATTAATTCTAATTGGTTTAGCGCGTTGTATTGCAATGGTTGTTGTATGGAACGATTTAGCCGATGGGAACCGGGAATACGGTGCAGGACTAATCGCTTTAAATAGTATTTTTCAAGTATTATTTTACAGTGTTTATGCTTACTTATTTATTACTGTGTTACCTCCCTATTTTGGATACAAAGGTTTTGAAGTCAATATTAGCATCGGTCAAATAGCAGAAAGTGTTGGTGTTTATTTAGGTATTCCGTTTGCGTTGGGCATTATTAGTAGATTTGCATTAATCAAACTTAAAGGAGAAGAATGGTTTCAAAACAAATACGTTCCTATAATTTCTCCAATAACCTTAATCGCATTACTTTTTACCATACTACTAATGTTTAGTCTTAAGGGTGAACTGATAGTACAAATTCCTATGGATGTGGTAAGAATTGCGATTCCATTGGTAATTTATTTTATCGTAATGTTTGTAGTTAGTTTTTTCGTTGGGAAATATTTTGGAGCGGATTATTCTAAATCAACAGCAATTGCATTTACGGCAACAGGGAATAACTTTGAATTAGCAATCGCAGTTTCTATAGGTGTTTTTGGCATCAACAGCGGGCAAGCTTTTGCTGGTGTAATTGGTCCTCTGGTTGAAGTTCCTGCATTAATAGCTTTAGTTAATGTTGCGTTTTGGTTTAGAAAAAAATATTATACCGTTAAATAAAATAAGACATTTAAAATCTTTTGCAATATCACCAACCAATAAAAAAAGCTTCAGATAAATCTGAGGCTTTTTTTATGCATCATTTTAATTCAGATTATTACAGATAAAATAATATTTACAATTTTCCCATTGCGTGGCTAGTATTCCTCAGTAATGTTTTGACATTTCGATTTATTAGTTTTTATAAAAGCAACAGTATTTTTTTAGACAAACATATTTTAAACATTAAAAAAACCTACAGATTTGTCATGAAATCAAATTTTAATCTATTACGATTCATATAACACTACTAAAAAAAAGGAGCAATCCTTTAAGTAATTTCATAAGTTATCGTATTTTTATGCTAATATCAAGTCACTATTTCACCCCGAAATTCCACCATTCATTGATTCGAAACCCTTGACAGAGAAAATAAAACATTTTGAATTTAAAAAACATTATTACCTTTATGCTCGAAAAAGAAGAAGTAAGACTACAACATTTGAATAATATTAAATTCAATACCTTCTAATTAACATCTAAAATGAATGGTAAGAAATAATTTAGCAGCTATTACCGCTGTAGGTGGTTATGTACCAAGTACTATCCTTGATAACTATCAAATTGAAAAAATGGTTGATACTTCTAACGAATGGATACTATCAAGAACTGGAATAAAAGAAAGACGCATATTGAAGGATCCAGAAAAAGCTACTTCCTATATGGCAGTCGAAGCGATCCAAGACCTTTTAAAAAACTCTGGAATCGATCCCTCGGAGATTGATTGTTTGGTATTGGCAACCTCAACACCAGACAAAATGCTAGCACCTACTGCACCTACTGTATGTGAAAAAGCAGGACTTGTAAATGCATGGGGATTTGATCTTAACGCCGCTTGTAGCGGCTTTTTATATGCGTTATCTACAGCAGCGTCTTTGATAGAATCTGGCAGACACAAAAAGGTAATCGTTGTGGGTGTAGATACTATGAGTAGAATTATAGATTATACAGACCGAAACACTTGTATTCTATTTGGAGATGGCGCAGGAGCAGTATTACTGGAACCTTCTCAAAATAGTGGCTTAAAGGATTTTTTACTAAAAACGGACGGAAAAGGTTCTGAATTTCTTTCTATTGCAGGAGGAGGTTCTCTTAATCCTTTTAGTAAAGACACACTAGAAAAAGGTGACCATTATGTAAAACAAGATGGTAAAACAGTATTCAAAAATGCCATCGCAGCTATGACAGCCACTAGCGAAGAATTACTTAATCGCAATAATTTGGATGTAGCCGATATCAATTGGGTAGTTCCTCATCAGGCAAATCTTCGCATCATAAATGCTGTTGCCAATAATCTAAAAGTACCAATGGAAAAAGTATTGGTCAATATTGACCGTTTTGGAAACACGACGGCTGCAACAATACCGCTGTGCTTATGGGATTTTCAAAAAAAATTCAAAACTGGTGACAAATTATTACTTACTGCTTTTGGTGCAGGATTTACTTTTGGAAGCTGTTATCTTGTTTGGGGTAAATAAATCTAATTTACAAAACATCAAAAAAAACAGTCAAAAGCTTTTAGAATTAAAAGCTGTTGACTGTTTTTTTCAACTATATCTTTCTCTTTTTTACTTCTGGAAATATTCAAAAATAATGTTTCTGTAAAATGATAGAATTAGGTTCTGATGTATCTAATAACTTTAATCTTTACTTTATTTAGTATTGATAAATCGTATGCTTTAAAATTTTAAAGATAAATGCAACTATTTAGATACGACTTGACCCATTGTCTCTATTATCAAAAAAACGAATTGGTTTTCTACTCATCGGATTAAAAACGAGTGGTCTTAAAGCTTCATCGGTAGTTAATTCTATTTTGGGAGTCACACGTAATTTAGCTCTAAAATGATCCTTTAATTCTTGTAAAAAATTTGAAGTTGGATTATTAACCGCAATTTTTATCAAAATTTCATCAGTCCCTAAATCATTAGAAGTAATTTCAATAATATAATTTTCAATTGCTTCAAAATCATTCAGAATATCATTCATTGCTGGCGGGTACAATGTGGTCCCTTTGTATTTTATCATTTGTTGTTTTCTTCCAATTACAGGGCCTACACGCAATGTATTTCGCCCACATTGGCATGGCTCTTTATGAAGCTGAACAATATCGCCTGTTTTGAAACGGACTAAAGGCATGGCTTCGATTCCTAAAGTGGTAAATGTTAACTCGCCGGATTCACCATTTTGAACAGGTTTATTATTATCATCCAATACTTCAACAATAATTAGTTCCGGATGATGATGCCCTCCTACTCCATGGCTACATTCGGTAAAAGCTGTACTCATTTCAGTTGAAGCATAAGTAGAGAACAATTTGATATTCCATTTATCGGTTATCTTTTGGGACAAAGCATTGTTACTGAAATCTTGATTTCGAACAGACTCCCCAATACAAATAGCTCCTTTTACACTAGAATTATTAATATCAATGTTATGTTGCTCGGCATATTCAATCATTTTAAGCAAAAAAGAAGGAACGGTAATTAAATAGCTTGGCGAGTATTTTAAAATAGAATCCCATTGTAATTCTGGAATTCCTGCCCCAACACGAATAACACCCACTTTCATTTTTCGAAGTCCTAAAAAATAGGCCAAACCAGCCATAAAACGACGATCTATAGTGGTCATTAATTGCACAACATTACCTTCTTTTATTCCCGCGCAATCAAATGAAATTGCTTCATTGTATGCCAAACGATCCAAATCACTATCTGTTAATCCAAAAGTAACTGGATCACCTAAAGTACCCGAAGTAGTAGCATAATCTATAATTTTATTCCTTGGAACGCATAAAAAATCATTATTATACTTTTGTAAATCTTCCTTTGTAGTAACGGGTAATAAGCCTAGATCTTCAATAGTTTTTATACTAGTAATATCGATATTATTTTTAGCAAAAAAAGAACTGTAAAAGGGCGAATTGGCATTTACATAAGCGAGCAGTTCTTTTAACTTCTCTTCCTGAAACAATTTTATTTCGGCTATAGTCGCAATTTCTATCTTTGGAATCATTATCCTTTTCTTTTACCTTTTTTAAACAATTGTTTCTCTTTTCGTAATACTCTATTTATTCTAAACCAACACTTTCATTAATTTTGTTGACTAAATACTCTTTCCCTAAAATTTCCGAACAAGTCACAACAGCTCCAATTGTAACGCCTAAAACTCCGTGCATATTGACACTTTGACCTGTCAAATAGAGATTTTCTAACTTCGTTTTGGAAGGAATAAATGTTTTCATAGGATTGCTAGAATCCTTATCATAACCATACATATTACCATTGTGTCCTCCTATATAATCCCGATAAGACAAGGGTGTAGAAGTGTGTACAGAACGAATACAATCTTTAATACCAGGAAACTTGAGCTCTATTAATTCTAAAAATCGATTGGTTTTACGCTCTTTAAAAACTTCATAACTTTCGCCTCTATCATTTTCTTCGGCTATGGTATTAAATGAATCCTGCCAGGGAGCCACATCGGCGTATTTCATATAGGTAATAAAAGTCATTCCTTCGGCCCAGCCATCATCTTTATTGGAGACACCCATAGAAGACATAAAGGCTTTTGGCCAATTTTCTTCAGTATAGTCTTGAGCTTCCCATACTTCACTGCTTTCTTTAAAATGGTAATAATTTTTATTTAAATATTTAAAAGTCTTTGGCTTAAAAACAATATATAAGCTAAACGCAGAAATCCCTCCTTCTAAGCTGGAAACTCTGTTTACAAAAGCTTTCCTAAAATGCTCTTCACCTACCAGTTTCAAGGTTACTTTTGGATCTATATTCGAAATAAAATATTTTCCAGAAACACTTGTACCATCTTTCATCTTGGCAGTAGTTATTGTTTTATTTTCAACAACTAACTGAACAACTTCTCTATATTTAGAAACAACACCGCCATATTTTTTGAGTTCTTTTAATAATAATTTAGTGATTTGACCACCACCATTTATACAACGCCAAGAGCTTTGCATATAGGTATTAACAGTCAATGCGTGCACGTAAAAAGGTGATTTTGCTCCACTTCCTGCATATAAAAAATTACTTCCTGCAAAAACAGCCTGTAGCATTTTATTATCTGTTATTTTCTCAATAAATTCTTTTGCATTTACAGATAAAATATCATTATCATATCGTCCTGCTGCACTTACATTATAAAGCGGAAAGGTATTGCAGGTGCTAATAATCGCTTCACAATATTTGTTTATGGCTTCTCTTTCTTCAGGGAAAAATTTCACCAATTGATTTACAAAATTTTTATATCCTTGAGCATGTGGAAATTCTTTATTCACATCTCCAAAAGAAATCATATCGTGTCCATCCTCATCTAATTTTTTGAGTTTCAAACCATCCATAATTCCAATGTATTTGAAATATTTATAGAGATTTTGACCCTCACTCAATCCTCCGATGTAATGAATCCCAGTATCGAAAACTGTTTTATCTCGAACAAAGGTCTGCAGATTACCTCCAAATTGATTATTCTTTTCGAGCACACAAACACTATAACCTTCTTTGGCTAGAATAATAGACGAAACCAATCCGCCTAATCCACTTCCGATTATAACAACATCATAGTGCTTTTTCATTCTATCACTTTTTTTGCAATAATCATTTTTTCAGCTTCAAACTCTATTTCAAAACCCAATGACATGATTATCCCCTTTGATTTTTTATCATTTAATACAATTATGGTGGTTGCCAAATTACAAACCTCTTCCAAATTATTTACATTTTCTTCATCCGAAATCAATACTACATCATATTTCTTATGAATATCTATTTCATTTTGATTCAAATAATTAATTTTTCTTTTCTTAAAGATATAATTACTTTGGGCGATAACTTTCTTCTCGTCTAAAACAATTACAGCATCAATTTTTCTTTGTGGTTCTTGCAAAGCCAATAAGGCATCCAATTGTCCATAATCATTTCCAAAATGAAGTATTTTGGCTTTAGAATCAATCCACTTATTTAAATTATGATATAGTTCTAAATGTTGTTCTAGATCCACTTTTATTGTATTCAAAACCTCAATCTCTTTGAAAGCATAACTATTAATAAGCTTAGCTTTAAAATAATCAACACCTTCTAAATCTAAACGCATCTTTTTATATTCTAGTTTAAAGAAGCTGCTAATCTTTTTAGTTCTTTCGGCGACTGTATTACCAAAAGAGATATCATCATATTGAATTCTATCCAAAATTGTCACCGTAGTTTTTCCACCATTAATAACAAAATCACTTTTAGGTAAAACTTCGGAATATCCGTGAATAATTACTGGAATAATATCCAATTGCAATTGCTCTGCCAAATAAAAAGCTCCTTTATGAAAACGTTTTATAACATTATCCACAGAACGTGTCCCCTCAGGAAAAACCACAATAGAATACCCTTCCTGCACTTTGGAACGCAAATGTTCAATACCATTGTCAATACCGCTGGAGACTGGGTAGAATCCTGCTAAACGAACTCCTTTTCCTAAAACAGGCGAATTATAAACCCAATCGCTAACCAAAAAGATGATTTTAGGACTGAGCATTCCAATCGCCAAAATATCAAGAAACGAACTATGATTGGCAATAATTATGGCAGGTTTCTCAAAGGTTTCATTCGAGATATTAACTATTTTTTGTTTTATGGAAGGATAGCTCATCAAAACTGAATGCTGAAATTTGGACATCACAAAATGAAATCCTCTTAGTTTTGATTGTTTTGAAAAAGGCAAAATTATCATCAAAAGGGTGCCTCCCAATGAGAGTACTATAGATCCTAATCCAAAGTAAGTAAACGAAAGAACCGAATGTACTAATCGCTTAATTTCATAAGGCGCTTTCCCTTTTTTTACTCTATTGGTGACAAAAAAATGAAAAACCAACGGTTGCAAAATAAATGTAATCATTAGTGCTGAAAATATTCCGATAATAGCAATTAATGATATCGATTTTAGGGCTGGATGTTTGGCAAAAATAAGTACCCCAATTCCTAAAATTGTTGTGGCTACCGAGAGTATAATTGAAGTTCTATAACTTGGTAATTCTATTTTCTCAAAAGTATATTCCTTTTGCAAAGCCGAAGTCATAAAGATGCTATAATCGACTCCTATTCCAAAAATCAACGTGCAAACTATGATATTGACCACATTAAATTGTATTCCGAACAATCCCATCATTCCTGTGGTAAAAATCCAACTTATACATATCGGAATGATACTTATAATTGCCAATTCAATTTTTCTAAAAGCAAATAAAAGAACAAAAAACACGGCAATAAAAGAATAATTGACAAGATCTTCAAAATTCATTTTCAGTGTTTCCTGAAATGTTTCATTGGTTTGTTGTCTATCAATTACAATCAAATTTGGCTGTTTTTTTATTTGATTTACAAACACATCTCTTTTTTCTTTCGGAACTTTTACCAAGGTAGAAATAGTAAAAAAATCATTTTTTTGAGCAGCAAATTCATCAAGAAAAAAAGCTTTTACTTTGAAATATTCATCAATAGCTATTGGTTTAAATTTTTTATCAAGTAATTCATAAAAGCCTGAAAAAGCATCAGATTTAAAACCATACCGATTTCCTTCGCTAATTAAATTTTGATGCAGATTTATTTTTTTATGTGAACTCCAAAATTTATTCCAATCTTCAATCTTTTTCTTTTGCACTTCTGAAGAAAAAACAATACCACCAATAGAACTGAAATTTAAAATCCCCTTATAAGA
The Flavobacterium sp. 5 DNA segment above includes these coding regions:
- a CDS encoding MMPL family transporter, with translation MQKLFFDLYSFITTRKFLSLGIAIAIVLFLGFFASRISFQENINQLIPSNDQSGITSKVLDQVNFVDKITIIISTKEWGSSENLTEYANVFLDSLDSNCKPFVAKVQGKIEEENIQETFDFIYNNLPLFLDQKDYEQILHKLHKDSIVNSIASDYKSIISPAGLVSKDFILRDPLGISFIALKKMEQLSVGDDFALQNGFILTKDRKNLLLFITPKLATNETDQNTLFISSLEKIKKNLNHQFRGKVEMSYFGATPVAVANATQIKADVQNTSIFAGVTLILILAFFYRSITTPIIIFIPSLLGALFALTVLYFCKGTISAISLGISSILLGETTDYSIYVLTHLRNNKNVKLLYKDITKSLLLCGVTTSITFLCLFFIKSEALQDLGIFAGLSVVSTTFFSLVLIPVLYKFNSKALVQQPNVIDKLGGYSYHKNKFLISFTLVLIVVSLFTYSKVTFNNDLSALNFMTPQLKLDENKLDKIANNDGTQSIYLATYGKSYDQVVANNNLLFKTLEKGKSYKGILNFSSIGGIVFSSEVQKKKIEDWNKFWSSHKKINLHQNLISEGNRYGFKSDAFSGFYELLDKKFKPIAIDEYFKVKAFFLDEFAAQKNDFFTISTLVKVPKEKRDVFVNQIKKQPNLIVIDRQQTNETFQETLKMNFEDLVNYSFIAVFFVLLFAFRKIELAIISIIPICISWIFTTGMMGLFGIQFNVVNIIVCTLIFGIGVDYSIFMTSALQKEYTFEKIELPSYRTSIILSVATTILGIGVLIFAKHPALKSISLIAIIGIFSALMITFILQPLVFHFFVTNRVKKGKAPYEIKRLVHSVLSFTYFGLGSIVLSLGGTLLMIILPFSKQSKLRGFHFVMSKFQHSVLMSYPSIKQKIVNISNETFEKPAIIIANHSSFLDILAIGMLSPKIIFLVSDWVYNSPVLGKGVRLAGFYPVSSGIDNGIEHLRSKVQEGYSIVVFPEGTRSVDNVIKRFHKGAFYLAEQLQLDIIPVIIHGYSEVLPKSDFVINGGKTTVTILDRIQYDDISFGNTVAERTKKISSFFKLEYKKMRLDLEGVDYFKAKLINSYAFKEIEVLNTIKVDLEQHLELYHNLNKWIDSKAKILHFGNDYGQLDALLALQEPQRKIDAVIVLDEKKVIAQSNYIFKKRKINYLNQNEIDIHKKYDVVLISDEENVNNLEEVCNLATTIIVLNDKKSKGIIMSLGFEIEFEAEKMIIAKKVIE